The genomic interval TTCTGTACAAGGCCATTTGCGATTCGCCACCATTCCCGGCCATGCTTTTCTGATTGAGAATGCCATCATGGATTTTAAAAAGGATTATCCGCAAATACGAATGGAGATTTTCGAGAAGGGCTCTCAGGAAATTATTGACGACATTCTGCATAATCGAGCCGACTTGGGTTTTATAATATTGTTTGAGAATCGCCTCGTTGACAATATCGGACTGTCCATTGAACGCTTGATGAGTGTAAAGATGGTCGCTGCAGTAAGCACACAGTCTCCCTTGGCGCTTAACAAAACGATTACGCCAGAGGAAATTATGCAGCAAACGATCGTCTTGTATAATGATGATTATGTGAAATGGTTTATGGATGACTTTCAAGCCAAATATGGCGCGGTGGATATTTTGTTTACGACAAACAACCCGATTTCGATTGGCAGGGCACTTCTAAATCATCATGCCGTAACCATCGGCCTTGATTACTCTTTTGTGAGTGATTTGTCCATTATTCGAGAAAAGTCGGTCATTTTGGAGCTTGATTTAACAGGCCAAGGTGCTGTTTATTTAGGCCTTATTCAGCCTGAGGGACATCACTCTACCCCTATCTCAAAGAGCTTTATTACCCGGCTTAAACATGATTTAGCGGATGTAAAAGCTAATTTTGAGTCGTAAACAACTCCCGCAAATAAGGGCTCATGAACAAATCATGAGGGTCCATTTGCTTTCTTATCTCGGCAAATTCCTGCCACATCGGATAGCGCTTAATTAAATTGGCAGCTTTGAGCGTATGCATTTTACCCCAGTGGGGTCTGCCTTCATACCGAAGAAAGATTTGCTCCATCACTTCAAAATAACGTTTGTACGGCATGCCTTTATACATATGGACTGCTATATAGGCAGAATCGCGGCCATACGCAGGACTAAGCCAGATTTCATCAGCCGCCACATACCGGCACTCAATAGGGAAATGAACATGGAATCGCTCACGTTCCATTGCCTCTCGCATTTCACGAATGACCGACGTCATGGCTTCTTTCGGCAAGCTGTATTCCATTTCATAAAAACGGACGGCTCTTTCTGTCGCAAATATGCGATGGCTATAATTCGCTTTCGTCGTAACGGGTACACTTGATGCACTTAACCTGCTTATGGCAGCACTTGCTGTGGGGATCATCTTGCAAAGCCCTGATAGTAAGCCAAACAATGTGTTTTCAATTAGCTTTTCGTTTACATATTCAATCCATTTGTTCGTAGGTATGGGCGCATCTGTCTCATTCATCAGTTTGACCTGGCAAGTCTCCGCATAGGGAAACCAAAAAAACTCAAAATGCCGGTTATCCTCTACAAGTTTCGGCAATTGCGTCAAGCAGTCCGTCAAAGCCATACGTTTGCTCTCATAGGAAAGTACATAAGAGCTCCTTAAACGGAGCTTTATCTGAACAATAATGCCTAATGTGCCTAATGAAACCTGTAATGCTCGAAATACAGCCGGATGTGACTGCAGCGTATATTCCTTTACTTCTCCTAAGCCGTTTACGACCGTTATGCCAATCACCTGTGTAGCTATACTTCCTAAGCGCAGCCCTGATCCGTGAGTTCCTGTACTAATCGCACCTGCAATCGACTGAACATCTATATCGCCTAGATTTTCCTGCGCTAGTCCTTCTGCATGCAAAAGCTCGCCTAACCGCTTCAGCTTCGTTCCTGCCCAGACGACAGCCGTCTGCTCATCAGCATTTACACTCACCACTCCTTGCAGCTCGTCAAGCGATACAAGCACCTGATCAGAAGCAGCAACCGCCGTAAAAGAGTGCGCTGACCCTACAACGCGCAAATATTTGCCTTTATTCAAACACTCATGACGAATGATGGCCACTACTTCATCTATCGTCTTCGGATGCCGAATAAGCTCAGGAGCGGCAGTGACTGACCCCGACCAATTTGTCCAGCTTTTCCGATTCGCTTTCATAGGAAGCATTCCCCTTCTCCGCGGTAGGTTAAGTACTCGCCAACAATGCCTTCCCCCGTTATCGCATACAGCTTCGGAAACCGTTCACATAATTCCCCAGCTTTCGCATGCCGGAAAAAGATTGGATCTCCTAACTCGAGAGCCAAACCGCTCGGACAACGAAGCGGCGTCTGCACCTCACCCGCGCCTTCTAACGAAATCAACGTTAAGCCTTCAGGCAAATGCGGCTGCGGCGCTTTTTCCGCGCTAACAGCACCCGAAGCGGTGTAACCCCCGCCCAAGCAGGTTACCATATCTAATCTAGGCTTCCGCACGACTTCCACCGCATATCCAGCAGCAGGAAAATACTGAAAATCAGCATATTGATCGAACAGCGTAGGACAATAAAAACCAGAGCCCACGGTGATCTCCGTTACTCCCTGCTCCAATTTGGAGCTGCTTATACTCCCAGTACCTCCAGCGTTTACAAAGCGCAGTTCCCCGCCTAACGCGTGAATACCTTGCAGCACTTCCTCACGCCTTTCAGCTACTTCTCGAATTGAATGCCGCTTCAGCTGACGGATGAATGAATTTTTTAACCACTGTCCCGAGACTTGATCCCCTACCCCAGCAATTTGCGCCTCGTACCCCATTACGCCGTCCAGCCTTACCCATTTGGATTGCATAATCCTCTCGACAATCGGCTTAGCCAGTGGCCATGAGGTAACCGGTGATCTCCATATGCCAAAATGCAGTCCTGGATAGTTTGCAGACATATCGATATCCAGACAAACGGCTGCCTGTACGCCAGTGGCCGCTGCAAGCCGCTCGATATGCTCCACATGCTGAATGGAATCAACCATAAATACAACCGTTCGGCCACTAGCTGCAGCTTCTAACAGAATTGAAATTTCGCGCGGCTCCCAAGCGGGATAACCAAGCAGCAAATCATCAAAGCCATGCCTCAGCAGAAAAGCCGCTTCTCTAGCCGTATAACACATGATACCTTGATACACTTTGTCTGAATGAAGAATACGTCGAAGAACCTCCACAGACCTTATTGATTTACTTGCGACACGAATTTTCTTGTCACCCGCCGCAGCCGCAATGGCTCTGCTATTCGCATCCAATAAATCAAGATTTACATAAGCAAAAGGCTTCGCTGTCTGTGCAAAAATCCTTTTATATTGCTCATAGTGAGGGAGCTCGATAGGCCATTCTCCATTCTGTTTATGCATGTTTATTTTTACATTATATTCCTCGTTTCTGATTGAAATCCTTTTTATTTGCTGGCGCTTAGCTTGGCGGGAATGTGAGCAGCCTTGCGTTTGCCGCAAATCCGATTACAAAAAAAAGAGCTGTCCTTCTCCCGCCAGCGGCGTTTGAAAGACAGCTCTTTTTTGTATATTCGAAAATGATCTTACGCTTTGTTGGATGAACCAAACTCACGCATTTTGCCCATAACGGTTTGTTTGATTCCTTCGCGACCTGGAGCAAGGAATTTACGCGGATCGAAAGCTTCGGAATCTGCGCTCAACACTTCACGAACGATTTTTGTGAATGTGATTTGGTTTTCTGTATTTACGTTGATTTTTGCTGTTCCTAGCGAAATGGATCTTTTGATGTGCTCAGTTGGGATACCTGTGCCGCCATGCAATACTAGTGGCAATTTGATTGTTTGGCAAATTTCTTCCATTTCTTTGAAGCCAAGGTTTGGTTCACCTTTGTAAGGACCGTGAACGGAACCAAGTGCAGGAGCAAGGCAGTCAATACCAGTACGTTGTACTAGCTCGAAGCACTCCTTAGGATCTGCATAAATAACGCCTTCAGCTATTACATCGTCTTCTTGTCCGCCAACTGTACCTAGCTCAGCTTCAACAGAAACGCCGCGCTCGTGCGCGTATGCAACAACCTCTTGAGTCGTTTTTACGTTTTCTTCAAATGGTGAGTGTGAAGCATCGATCATAACGGATGTAAATCCAGCATCGATCGCAGCTTTACATTTTTCAAAGCTGGAACCGTGATCCAAGTGGATCGCAACAGGAACTGTAATTTTCATTTCTTCAATTAGTGATTTCACGATTGCAGTTACAACTGTGAAACCTCCCATGTAACGAGCTGCGCCTTCAGAAACGCCAAGGATAACCGGGGATTGCTCTTCTTGAGCAGCGCCTAGAATGGCTTGTGTCCACTCCAAGTTGTTGATGTTGTATTGACCAACTGCATAGCCTTCTTTTAACGCTTTGTTCAACATTTCTTTCATTGATACCAATGCCATATTAAAATCCTCCTTAGAGTTTAACTAACTATTTTTAATCATGTAAATGCCTGATTATATTGTGAGAATAGTCACTAATGAATAGTCAGGACCATTAACATTCTGAATACCCAGTACTTCTTTATCAATCACCCAACTATTGTACATCTTTATCCTTTAATAAATCAACTTATTTTGCCCCTAAATAACGAACACTTCCCAGCTGCAATCGCTTACACATAGGTTTTTCATCATTTTTTTCTCGAAAATAATAAAGTGAAGCAATAAAGTAATTTTATTCATGATTTACAAGTGCTGATCAACATAGCAAGGGATGTTTAGAGTTTGTACAGAGCAGGATGGTATAATTAGGATTGTGCCAATTAGCATATTTTTACAATTTGATGACCACAACCAGGAGGAAAAATCATGCATGTTGATCATCTACACAAAGATTCATTTTTTAGAAGGGTTTTATTAGTTGTTATTTCCTTTATTTTGGTACTCACAGCGGCGCCGATAACGCCTGTGCTGGCGAGCTCCGAGCCGGACTCGCTGCCAATCTATGTCGGCTGGCAAAATTTTAATCATACCGGTCCTACTGCAGTTGTATCTAATGATGCGACCAGAGTGCTGAGCTTCCCGGCTATTCCGGGCCGAAATAACACCGCCACAACAGCGAACGGACGATTAAGAGTAGTGCCGGTTACGAATGATTCAAGCGGCATCGTCGTTCGTACAAATAAAATTAAGCTTGACGGCGGCTTTAGTACTTATTTTGTCATGCATTTAAATGGAAGCACTTCGTTAAATAATACAAGCTTCCCGGGACCCGCTGATGGTCTAACCTTTATTATTCAGGATAATCCGACTCCTGTTCTAGGCGGGGTAGGCGAAGGCGTAGGCTATGCCGGTATTCCAAACTCCGTAGGTGTAGAGTTCGATACGTGGAAAAACCTCGGACCTCATAAGGGGATTCAATACAATGATCCTAATCTCCCTTATAGTCTCTCAAATCGATACCATCCGGCAACCAACCCAACCGGCCCTACTGCCGATCATGTCGCTATTGTAATGAATGGCAACAATCATCATCAACAGGGCAGTGGCGACGTTATTGATAATTTGCAAGGAGCCAACTTCCGTTTGTACGATTACGCCGCAAGCAATGCTTACGTTCATGTTTGGGTTGATTATGACGATAATGGACGTCTAACTACAACTTATGGTCCAAGTGATAATCGAACGAATGCGAATAACAGATCACTGACTCGTAATGTCGGCACATCCCTTATGAACAAAGAGGTATATGTAGGTTTTGGCGCGAGTACAGGGGGAGCCAACTCCCATCATGATATTCTGGCATGGTATTTCAAAAACTCCTACGTTGACGGAGGACTAAAACCCGACGGAAATTACAAGCAAGGACCAAGTGCAGTTACAATCAATAAAGTATTCTCCACAGGTGTTGGAGCACAGACGGGTATTGATATCAAGGTCAACGGCATTAGCAAAAGTGATAACTTGCCTAATGAAAAGGTTGATATTTATGTTAACAATCAATTAGTAGATGGCGAGTACAGTACAAATAGTGAGGGCGTGCTTGTTTATACCTTTGATGATTCAAGTCATCTGCAGGCCGGTAATAACAATATTACTGTAATCACCAGCAACGGAGGCACATCTGCGAGCAGCTCAGCGATTATGACTGAGGCGCCTGTGGCAAATAACATTGTGTTGTCCTATACGGCTAATGGCATTGTGACGATTAATGGCGTTCCGAATGGAGTAGCCGTAACCCTATACGACGACAATCATGAAGTCATTGCAACTTCGTCAATTGCAACGAACGGAACGGTTCGCTTGACATTGACCGACGATGGCAAGGAAATACTAGCTGGCGCCAGCCAAATTGATATTTCATATGCAAAAAATGGTGAAGTAGCCAGTAACGTAACAGCAGTATCTCCTATTTTACGGAGCAGTGCGCCTGAAAAAGAGAAAATCACTACGAATGTACCCAAAAACACAGTAACCGTTAAAGACGTCCCACCGGGCTCGACTGTTAAAGTGTATGGTGACGATGACGAGCTCATCGGTACAGCGACTAACAACGGCAATGAAGAAATAGAAGTGGTAGTCACTATTGATCCGCCAACCAAGCTTCAAGAAGGTGACATCATTGAGGTTACAATTACAGAAGAAGACGGCAAGCCAGAAAGCGAACGAGTAACAAGCATAGCGAAGCTGGAGAGCGACCCGTTGGACGAGAAAAAGATCTCAACAAACGCAACGAACAATACGGTAACGATTAAAGACGTACCGCCAGGTACAACCATCAACGTTTATGACAAGAACGGCGAGGTTATTGGAACAGCTACTAACACTGGCACGGAAGCAGATATCGTAGTTGAAATTAAAGAACCGCATACGCTTGTGGCAGGAGACAACATTAAAGTTACAGTTACAGAGACAGGTAAGCTCGAAAGCGAGCCAGTGTCTAGCGAAGCGAAGCTGGACAGCGTGCTTGACACAAATAACGTTAAAACGAACGCAACAAACAATACCGTAACCGTCAAGGATGTACCGCCGGGTGCAACCATTCTAGTATACGACGAGAACGGTGATGTTATCGGTAAGGCTACAAATACAGGCACATCAAAAACAGCCGTTGTCGTTACTATTGAATCTACAAACGCGCTTGCTGAAGGCGATATTGTAAAAGTTACGATCACAGAAGACGGTCATCTGGAAAGTAAACCGATATCGAGCGAAGCAAAAACGGAAAGCGCGCCGCTTGAGAGTAACAATGTGGAAACAAACGCAACGAAAAACGCAGTAACCGTTAAAGACGTACCACCAGGTGCAACTATCAACGTATATGACAAAAACGGCGATGTTATTGGTACAGTTACAAACACGGATACGTCCATAGCTACCGTTGTAGTTAACATTGAAGCCCCGCATGTACTTGGTGAGGGAGACTTAGTTAAGGTTGCAGTTGCAGAAGTTGGAAAGCTGGAAAGCCCCTCCACTTCTAGCACAGCAAAAATAGATAGTGCCTCACCGGAAAGTTCAAATGTTAAAGCAAGTGTGTCGACTGGCAGCGTTAAGGTAGTAGAGGTGCCTGCTGGAGCGACCATTATTGTATACGACGAGAATGGTACAGAGTTGAAACGTGCGGTAAATGCCGGAGAAGAGACGGGAACCGTGGTCATCGGAGGACTTGACCTTGAGCCTGGAACCAAAATTCAAGTGACATTAACGGAAAAAGACAGATATGAAAGCAAGCCCTTGCTTATAACGGTCGAATTCACGACAGACGAAGCCATTGATGATGCACTGAGGGCCCTGCAAATCGGTTACCAAGCAAACGATACATGGGAGAGTGTTACGCTTCCTGTACTCATTGTAACAACAGGGGCAAATGAAACGATGATCTCCTGGACTTCCAACAAGCCAAGTGCAATTGAAATTTCATTGCCTGAGAATGGATCAATCAAGACACTTGTCCATCGTCATGCAAAGGATGAGAGTGTTATACTCACCGCTTCCGTTTCTAAAAATGGTGTAACGAAAACCCGCACATTCCTGTTAATTGTCAAAGCCGAGAACCTAACAAAGACAACAATCGAGAATTATCGACAAGTCCCTGTTGTTGGCGGCTCAGACAATGAGGTGAGTGAGCCGGTTGGCATTAATCGTGTTATGTTGTCAAACGGAGTAAAAATTGACAAAGCCATTTTTGATCCGGCAGCAGCAGCAAGGTTTATTAATGATCTTAGAACAAAAAACGGAGTATCAACTGTATTAGTTGATGAGGTTGCAGGAGACGAACCAGGTGAGATTGCTGTCGAAATTCCTGGACAATCCATAAGACTGTTAAACACCAACCAAAATACGTTGGATATACGTACAGAATATGCAACTATATCCATTGCTGCAAATGTTATTGACCGAATGGCAGATCGTTATCTTGACTTGTTTTTTCGCTTAATTCCAGTAAAAGATGCTGGTCATCAAGCGGAATTAAATACCAGCATTGTGAATGAGACAGTTGTCAGAGCAGCAGCTGGAAGCCGAGATGTCGCAGTGATCGGCTCCTCATTGGAAATTGAAACAAACTATCGCGATTACACAACAACACTGTTCTTACCATTTGCAAAGAACGGAATCACCGTGCCTGCAAGCAACTACGACAGCTTTTTAGATTCGCTGCGAATCTTTGTAGAGCATAGCGATGGAGATAAAGTGGTAATGAAACCTGCCGTTGTGTACAGCGGTGACACTCCAATTGGGCTAGAGATTGAAATTGACAAGTTTAGCATTTTCTCCGTTATTCAGTTAACAGAACGGTCGACAGGTGGAAGCACCGTCATACCCGCTCAGCCTGTGACGGAGCAAGTGAAGAAGACCACCATCGATCCAAAAGTGGGAACCATTGTTCTTGATCTAGTTGATGGCAGCGGTAAGGTGGACACATCAGGCTTTATAGTAAAAATTAGTGGCAAGGCAGTGGAAATAAAAGACGTTAAAATGGATGGCAATCAAGTTATTATTCAGCTGAAGAATCCTATTCCCGTTGGTTATGAAGCAACCGTATCTTATAAGCCGGGCAGCGGCTTCACAGGCACTTTGAAGTCTTTCACTGACCTGAACATTGCAAACCCTGGCCATCATAATGCATATATTAAAGGCTTCCCTGATGGCACATTCCGCCCGAATAACACGATCACGAGAGCGGAGATGTCGGCTTTACTAGCACGCAACAAAAATTTACCTAATGTTTATGAATACCAAAAGCTCTACCCGGATGTTGCAAAAGGCTTCTGGGCCGCAGCTAACATCGAGCAGCTACAAGATATTGGATTAATGATTGGCGATAAGCAGGGCAACTTCCGGCCTAATGACCGCATAACGAGAGCCGAAATGGCAATGATTGCGGCCAAATGGTTAAATGCTGATCTTAACGGTCCATTCACGAACACATTTGAGGACGTATCTGATCAGCATTGGGCTGCAGCAGCTATTGCCGCTGTAAACAAAGCGGGGGTTATGATCGGTTTTGAAGATGGCTCGTTCGGTCTGAAGGAATATGTAACACGTGCGCAAGCAGTTACCATTATGAACCGTTTGCTAGGAAGAGGACCGCTTACAGGCGTGACAACACCATCTTGGCCGGATGCGACTTCTGCTCACTGGGCATTCAAGCATATTGAAGAAGCTTCAAAGGATCACTATTATACGTATCTTTCGGATGGTAAAGAGCTATTATTTAAGCAATAGCACCATCCTGTCGCTATTGAAGTGGATTCAAGCTCGACAATTCATTCATACTCAAAAGCCAAGAAAATGCTGGGTTGTAACTAGCATATTTCTTGGCTTTTCTCTTACTGCGCAATCACCATGAAGGACTGTAAAGCCGTGTCAAAGTCAAGATAAGCGTCATCCGTTGTTGGATTGCATTCTGGTAATCAGATTACGAACTTCATCTGAATACAAGCGAATCAAAAAAATAAATGCCTGATTTTCGGCTACGTTATATTTCTGAAGGCTCTATAATAAGAGCATAATCTAAGATTAGGGCGTGCAAACATGGTACCTGCAGAGCGTAACGAAGAATACTACAGGGCGTTATTAGAGAAAAAAACGGAATATGAAGGCGTATTTTATGTAGGCGTCAAAACGACTGGCGTGTTCTGTCGTCCAACCTGCCCAGCACGAAAGCCTAAATTTGAAAACTGCGAATTTTATGAGACAGCACAACAAGCGCTGCTTGCCTCCTATCGGCCATGCCAAAGATGCCGTCCGCTTTCCCACCCAAACCATGTATCGGAGGTTGTTCGCCAGCTTGTTGCTGCCGTTGAGGAAAATCCTGAAAAACGATGGAAGGAACAAGATTTCAAAAATCTTTCGGTTGATGAGTCAACAGCGCGCCGTCAGTTCAAGAAGCGATTTGGCATGACGTTTGTTGAATACGCTCGTGCCCGCCGCATGGGACTTGCCTTGAAGAACATTAGATCGGGTCAAACGATCATTGATACTCAGCTATCTGCTGGTTATGAATCCAGCAGCGGTTTCAGAGATGCTTTCTCGCGAATTATGGGGGCCGCGCCTACATTAGTAGAGAATAGTAAGGTTCTGAAAGCTTCTTGGATCGATACACCGCTTGGGCCGATGATTGCGATTGGGGATGAGAGTGCACTTTATCTTCTTGAATTTGTTGATCGGCGAGGGCTAGAGCGCGAAGTAGAAAGGCTTCGTCAACGGACAAAATCCGCCATCATTCCAGGTGTCACGGAACCAATCCAATCGATTGAAAGTGAATTGACCCGCTATTTTGACGGAAAACTGACCGAATTTAAAACCCCCGTCTCGTTGCTTGGATCACCTTTTCAGAAGAGCGTATGGGAGCAATTAATGAAAATTCCGCCGGGCGAAACGCGTTCCTATTCAGACATCGCCGCTGCACTCGGCAAGCCATCCGCCTATCGTGCTGTCGCTCAGGCCAATGGCGCAAATCAGCTCGCGATTATGATTCCTTGCCATCGAGTCATCAACTCAAATGGTGATTTAGGCGGCTACGGCGGTGGATTAACACGTAAAAACTGGCTATTACATCACGAGAAACAAGGAGAATAATATGACATTGGAAGAAGTGCGCTGTCCGTGCATAACCAACCGTACTTTTAAAATGAAAGACCGATCCCAGCGTTCTACACGAAGCTGAGATCGGTCTTTCATGACGGATTATCCTATAAGCTTATCCTTTTCTACAACCGTTACTTCAAGACCGCCAAACTTTGTCGCTAGCTTACTATAGATGAAGGCACTTAACATCCCAATCAAGCCGTAAACAAAAATAAGTATAACGGGCATAATAATATAAGGAATTCCTGCTGCCAGTAAGCCTGGCTTGCCAATAGCGAGTCCAATAATTGCGACTAAAAAGCCTAATGCAACCATAATGGACAATGGAATAATAGCAAAATATAATGTCGCTTTAAAAGCACTCTTCGGCCCTATTTTTATAATTTCTAATTTTTTCATAGCACTTCCCCCCTCCTTTTAATTTTATTTTTGATATATTTCCCACAATAACATAATGTTACATTATTTTCTTTTTATTTTTATTAAATTCTTGCAAATTTTCTTAAAGCTGCCCCTCACCAAATACCTCAGCCCGATACTTCTTAGGCGTTACGCCCAAAGCTCCTCACCGAAAGCACCAACTAGTTTGGGAGCCTCCGTCGCATCAAGCAGTCAAATTAACTTGAGCTGGAACGCTTCCTCGGATAATGTGGGCGTGTGTTTTCTATTCAGGCGCCAGCGGCACTTCCGGCAGCCGCATCGTTTTGAAGGGTTGTGACCCAGCTAATCCCCCTATATTGCAAGGACCCGCTACCAATGATGGTTCTTACGGCATTCATTTAACAGGCGACTATTGGGAAATTCGCGATATTAATGTAACAAGAGCACAAAAGGGGATCATAGAAGTTCACCCTATATTAATAGCTTATAAAAAAAAGCAGCCTCTTTGTCGCTTTAATATGCGACGGTTTGTGACTTGCTAAATTTAGAGCAAGTCTTTTCGTTAATGATTATCAACGAAACTAGGGGGTTATCTGGCAATGGCCTGAGCTTACTTTTTGACCGCTTCTATACGGCAGATAGCACAAGGTCTACCCTAGAACCTTGGCTTGGCCTTTCTATCGCTGCACCAGACACCGAATAAATCGATCAAAGCCCCAGTACAATTGCACTGGGGTATTTTTGTATTATTTTACATAAAAATATTAATATCTCATAAATTTATCCCTAAAAATAGTTCGAATGTTGTAACAATCGACACGAACAAACAAAATAATATAGTTATTACCGTCTATATATTAAATTTTTGGAAGATTATATACTTGTTGTTGAAATTAACAAAATAGTTTAGGAGGATGTCTATGAAACGCAAACTGATAAGCAGAAAGCTCATCCGCATAAGCGTCATTGTATTATCCACTTTGTTATTATTGGCTCAATTGGAAGCGGTGTCAAAAACCGTGTCCGCCAATGCTGCTCAGCAGCAAGCTGCATTAACGGCCTCACCGTGGGTGTCCACCCAAGTGTATTTAACCGGCGATGAAGTGAGCTACAATAACAACAACTATCGAGCCAAATGGTGGACACAAGGCGATGTACCCGGTGCTGGCGCTCCATCGAGCTCACCATGGCTGCTGCTTGAGCCAGG from Paenibacillus sp. FSL K6-3182 carries:
- a CDS encoding D-arabinono-1,4-lactone oxidase, with product MLPMKANRKSWTNWSGSVTAAPELIRHPKTIDEVVAIIRHECLNKGKYLRVVGSAHSFTAVAASDQVLVSLDELQGVVSVNADEQTAVVWAGTKLKRLGELLHAEGLAQENLGDIDVQSIAGAISTGTHGSGLRLGSIATQVIGITVVNGLGEVKEYTLQSHPAVFRALQVSLGTLGIIVQIKLRLRSSYVLSYESKRMALTDCLTQLPKLVEDNRHFEFFWFPYAETCQVKLMNETDAPIPTNKWIEYVNEKLIENTLFGLLSGLCKMIPTASAAISRLSASSVPVTTKANYSHRIFATERAVRFYEMEYSLPKEAMTSVIREMREAMERERFHVHFPIECRYVAADEIWLSPAYGRDSAYIAVHMYKGMPYKRYFEVMEQIFLRYEGRPHWGKMHTLKAANLIKRYPMWQEFAEIRKQMDPHDLFMSPYLRELFTTQN
- a CDS encoding S-layer homology domain-containing protein — its product is MHVDHLHKDSFFRRVLLVVISFILVLTAAPITPVLASSEPDSLPIYVGWQNFNHTGPTAVVSNDATRVLSFPAIPGRNNTATTANGRLRVVPVTNDSSGIVVRTNKIKLDGGFSTYFVMHLNGSTSLNNTSFPGPADGLTFIIQDNPTPVLGGVGEGVGYAGIPNSVGVEFDTWKNLGPHKGIQYNDPNLPYSLSNRYHPATNPTGPTADHVAIVMNGNNHHQQGSGDVIDNLQGANFRLYDYAASNAYVHVWVDYDDNGRLTTTYGPSDNRTNANNRSLTRNVGTSLMNKEVYVGFGASTGGANSHHDILAWYFKNSYVDGGLKPDGNYKQGPSAVTINKVFSTGVGAQTGIDIKVNGISKSDNLPNEKVDIYVNNQLVDGEYSTNSEGVLVYTFDDSSHLQAGNNNITVITSNGGTSASSSAIMTEAPVANNIVLSYTANGIVTINGVPNGVAVTLYDDNHEVIATSSIATNGTVRLTLTDDGKEILAGASQIDISYAKNGEVASNVTAVSPILRSSAPEKEKITTNVPKNTVTVKDVPPGSTVKVYGDDDELIGTATNNGNEEIEVVVTIDPPTKLQEGDIIEVTITEEDGKPESERVTSIAKLESDPLDEKKISTNATNNTVTIKDVPPGTTINVYDKNGEVIGTATNTGTEADIVVEIKEPHTLVAGDNIKVTVTETGKLESEPVSSEAKLDSVLDTNNVKTNATNNTVTVKDVPPGATILVYDENGDVIGKATNTGTSKTAVVVTIESTNALAEGDIVKVTITEDGHLESKPISSEAKTESAPLESNNVETNATKNAVTVKDVPPGATINVYDKNGDVIGTVTNTDTSIATVVVNIEAPHVLGEGDLVKVAVAEVGKLESPSTSSTAKIDSASPESSNVKASVSTGSVKVVEVPAGATIIVYDENGTELKRAVNAGEETGTVVIGGLDLEPGTKIQVTLTEKDRYESKPLLITVEFTTDEAIDDALRALQIGYQANDTWESVTLPVLIVTTGANETMISWTSNKPSAIEISLPENGSIKTLVHRHAKDESVILTASVSKNGVTKTRTFLLIVKAENLTKTTIENYRQVPVVGGSDNEVSEPVGINRVMLSNGVKIDKAIFDPAAAARFINDLRTKNGVSTVLVDEVAGDEPGEIAVEIPGQSIRLLNTNQNTLDIRTEYATISIAANVIDRMADRYLDLFFRLIPVKDAGHQAELNTSIVNETVVRAAAGSRDVAVIGSSLEIETNYRDYTTTLFLPFAKNGITVPASNYDSFLDSLRIFVEHSDGDKVVMKPAVVYSGDTPIGLEIEIDKFSIFSVIQLTERSTGGSTVIPAQPVTEQVKKTTIDPKVGTIVLDLVDGSGKVDTSGFIVKISGKAVEIKDVKMDGNQVIIQLKNPIPVGYEATVSYKPGSGFTGTLKSFTDLNIANPGHHNAYIKGFPDGTFRPNNTITRAEMSALLARNKNLPNVYEYQKLYPDVAKGFWAAANIEQLQDIGLMIGDKQGNFRPNDRITRAEMAMIAAKWLNADLNGPFTNTFEDVSDQHWAAAAIAAVNKAGVMIGFEDGSFGLKEYVTRAQAVTIMNRLLGRGPLTGVTTPSWPDATSAHWAFKHIEEASKDHYYTYLSDGKELLFKQ
- a CDS encoding amino acid deaminase/aldolase, translated to MHKQNGEWPIELPHYEQYKRIFAQTAKPFAYVNLDLLDANSRAIAAAAGDKKIRVASKSIRSVEVLRRILHSDKVYQGIMCYTAREAAFLLRHGFDDLLLGYPAWEPREISILLEAAASGRTVVFMVDSIQHVEHIERLAAATGVQAAVCLDIDMSANYPGLHFGIWRSPVTSWPLAKPIVERIMQSKWVRLDGVMGYEAQIAGVGDQVSGQWLKNSFIRQLKRHSIREVAERREEVLQGIHALGGELRFVNAGGTGSISSSKLEQGVTEITVGSGFYCPTLFDQYADFQYFPAAGYAVEVVRKPRLDMVTCLGGGYTASGAVSAEKAPQPHLPEGLTLISLEGAGEVQTPLRCPSGLALELGDPIFFRHAKAGELCERFPKLYAITGEGIVGEYLTYRGEGECFL
- a CDS encoding class II fructose-bisphosphate aldolase, coding for MALVSMKEMLNKALKEGYAVGQYNINNLEWTQAILGAAQEEQSPVILGVSEGAARYMGGFTVVTAIVKSLIEEMKITVPVAIHLDHGSSFEKCKAAIDAGFTSVMIDASHSPFEENVKTTQEVVAYAHERGVSVEAELGTVGGQEDDVIAEGVIYADPKECFELVQRTGIDCLAPALGSVHGPYKGEPNLGFKEMEEICQTIKLPLVLHGGTGIPTEHIKRSISLGTAKINVNTENQITFTKIVREVLSADSEAFDPRKFLAPGREGIKQTVMGKMREFGSSNKA
- a CDS encoding LysR family transcriptional regulator produces the protein MNIEKLEYLVEVVKTGSISAAAQNLHVTVSAISQAISSLESEWGVVILKRSRSGAAPTAEGIVIIKKVYEVLNKYKELVETTQGYSNSVQGHLRFATIPGHAFLIENAIMDFKKDYPQIRMEIFEKGSQEIIDDILHNRADLGFIILFENRLVDNIGLSIERLMSVKMVAAVSTQSPLALNKTITPEEIMQQTIVLYNDDYVKWFMDDFQAKYGAVDILFTTNNPISIGRALLNHHAVTIGLDYSFVSDLSIIREKSVILELDLTGQGAVYLGLIQPEGHHSTPISKSFITRLKHDLADVKANFES